The Rhipicephalus microplus isolate Deutch F79 chromosome 4, USDA_Rmic, whole genome shotgun sequence sequence TCTTGACGAAAATCAAACCGCTCGACGTCAAATACGGCATCGGTGTGGATAAGCACGATAAAGAGGGAAGGGTCATTACCGCAGAGTACGAGAAATTCTACCTCGTAGCCGTGTACGTTCCTAACGCCGGCAAGAAGTTGGTACGCTTGGATTACCGCATGGAGTGGGACCAAGATTTCCGCGCCTACCTGAAGGAACTGGAGACCAAAAAACCAGTCGTACTTTGCGGCGACATGAACGTCGCGCATCAAGAGATTGATCTCGCCAATCCCAAAACGAACAAAAAGAATGCGGGTTTCACCCAAGAGGAACGCGACGGCTTTACGACTCTGCTGGACGCCGGTTTCGTCGACTCGTTCAGGCACCTCTATCCGGACAAGAAGGGAGCGTACACCTTTTGGACTTACATGATGAACGCGAGAGCCAAAAATGTTGGCTGGAGGCTGGACTATTTCATCCTGTCCAATGCATTAGAGAGGAACATAAGTGACAGCTTGATCCACAGCGAGGTGATGGGCAGTGACCATTGTCCAGTTGTTTTGTTGGTGAACATTTGAAGCCGCCAACCATTCATATCCTGTTGCGTTGCTTCATACGGCCACTGAtctgtgttcattttttttttttttcggtactgTAACCTAGCATAAATTAGAAAAATACAACACCGGAACCCTTTTTGAAGACTTGTGTACCATTTTCATCCGTGCCACAGTGacaacacatcagcaaatacaaCACACACTCACCATCATATGGATGTTTTATTCAAATGAAAATTCAACAAGATTTTCTTTTAAATCaaagtcaacaactagagactagcCAGGAAAATGGCAATGTCTTGCAAACAA is a genomic window containing:
- the LOC119172365 gene encoding exodeoxyribonuclease — encoded protein: MGKSDAKKASKRKRGGDGEATEAEQGTAANNEPEATPKKPKSAEAGDQAGSGDSDKKPWNLKLCSWNVNGVRAWLGKEGLEYLKKEQPDVFAIQETKCSDSKLPPEIKNVEGYNAYFLAGDQEGYSGVGLLTKIKPLDVKYGIGVDKHDKEGRVITAEYEKFYLVAVYVPNAGKKLVRLDYRMEWDQDFRAYLKELETKKPVVLCGDMNVAHQEIDLANPKTNKKNAGFTQEERDGFTTLLDAGFVDSFRHLYPDKKGAYTFWTYMMNARAKNVGWRLDYFILSNALERNISDSLIHSEVMGSDHCPVVLLVNI